In Ostrinia nubilalis chromosome 12, ilOstNubi1.1, whole genome shotgun sequence, one DNA window encodes the following:
- the LOC135076583 gene encoding uncharacterized protein LOC135076583 encodes MVIMCIESAATAALSVWEQWVQTAPPLLSRAAVYCVHTLTAYEPYASLADACVRAYFSSPECPGWSSIAVLWRGGHWRDASPLCARARLHAAYVTLAAHDHAPSAIRAALLALLAAEVDL; translated from the exons ATGGTCATCATGTGCATCGAGTCCGCTGCCACCGCCGCGCTATCA GTGTGGGAGCAGTGGGTGCAGACCGCGCCGCCTCTTTTATCTCGCGCAGCTGTATACTGTGTGCACACGCTGACCGCCTACGAACCGTATGCGTCGCTCGCTGACGCCTGCGTGCGCGCATACTTTAGCAGTCCTG AGTGCCCAGGCTGGTCGTCCATAGCCGTGCTATGGCGAGGCGGGCACTGGCGCGATGCATCCCCGCtgtgcgcccgcgcacgcctGCACGCCGCCTACGTCACGCTCGCGGCGCACGACCACGCCCCCAGCGCTATACGCGCCGCGCTATTGGCGCTACTTGCTGCTGAAGTAGACTTGTAA